The Caenorhabditis elegans chromosome II genome has a segment encoding these proteins:
- the C04G6.2 gene encoding DUF281 domain-containing protein (Confirmed by transcript evidence), which yields MIAFLLFSIVKVAITCIPTQEVEPIDPVSTTTTTSSTTTTTTTTTTTEATTTTLTLAPNPCTMCAPIYNTGCMGVGMPSPTDWCVIGDDIPVTYSLVDDGAGLISCETTLQCPTGTFAYFVAGTEMQGSNGGTDSYTVSCEESGGFYIGIWRLVIGGIPTPITQATCRNM from the exons ATGATCGCCTTCCTTTTATTCTCTATTGTTAAAGTCGCTATTACATGTATCCCAACTCAAGAAGTTGAAC CTATTGACCCAGTCAGCACTACTACAACGACATCTTCTACAACCACCACAACTACTACAACTACAACGACGGAAGCAACTACAACAACTCTAACATTAGCTCCGAACC CCTGCACAATGTGTGCTCCAATTTACAATACTGGATGCATGGGAGTTGGAATGCCAAGTCCCACAGATTGGTGTGTTATTGGAGATGATATTCCCGTTACTTATTCACTTGTAGATGATGGTGCAGGACTTATTAGTTGCGA AACGACATTACAATGCCCAACTGGAACATTTGCTTATTTTGTAGCAGGAACCGAAATGCAAGGAAGCAACGGAGGCACTGATTCATACACAGTCAGCTGCGAAGAATCGGGTGGTTTTTATATTGGAATATGGCGGTTAGTAATTGGTGGGATACCTACTCCAATTACTCAAGCAACATGCAGAAACATGTAG
- the idpb-2 gene encoding Intrinsically Disordered Protein, class B (Confirmed by transcript evidence;~Product from WormBase gene class idpb), whose protein sequence is MNKLVCSTFAILAIIAISQVQSAVLPVSSKEVALITSSASTTSSSETSIDTLGSSRVKRQGGCGCCGCGCGCCGCGGGGGGGCGCCCCRPKCCCCCRRCCTCCRTCCCTRCCTCCRPCCCGCGCGCGCCGCGGGGRKRRSLQNLRIALANKIEGIAKVVKGSAVEASVMNALAPVNDATVEEKKDVIN, encoded by the exons ATGAACAAGCTCGTCTGCTCCACCTTCGCCATTCTGGCAATAATCGCAATTTCTCAG GTTCAATCAGCAGTACTACCAGTGTCCTCAAAAGAAGTAGCATTAATAACATCATCTGCTTCAACCACTTCATCATCTGAAACATCAATTGATACATTAGGATCATCCAGAGTTAAAAGACAAGGAGGATGTGGTTGCTGTGGATGCGGATGCGGATGCTGCGGATGTggtggaggaggtggaggaggATGCGGATGTTGCTGTTGTAGACCAAA atgctgctgctgttgccGCCGTTGCTGTACATGTTGCCGTACTTGCTGTTGTACAAGATGTTGTACTTGCTGCCGTCCATGTTGTTGTGGATGTGGATGTGGATGTGGATGTTGTGGATGCGGAGGTGGAGGACGTAAACGTCGTTCTCTTCAGAATCTCCGTATTGCTTTGGCTAACAAAATCGAAGGAATCGCCAAAGTCGTGAAGGGATCCGCTGTAGAAGCTTCAGTTATGAACGCATTGGCTCCTGTCAATGATGCTACGGTTGAAGAGAAGAAAGACGTGATCAACTGA
- the txt-9 gene encoding UPF0057 membrane protein txt-9 (Confirmed by transcript evidence) has translation MATDADVIIEVILCIFLPPLAIWWHTKECDINVLIDIIFCLLFWLPGILYAVYICFFRK, from the exons ATGGCTACAGATGCTGATGTTATTATTGAGGTCATTCTTTGCATTTTCCTCCCG CCATTAGCAATCTGGTGGCACACAAAAGAATGCGATATCAATGTGCTCATTGATATTATATTTTGCCTGCTCTTCTGGCTTCCAGGAATACTTTACGCAGTCTACATTTGCTTCTTCAGAAAGTAA
- the pld-1 gene encoding Phospholipase (Confirmed by transcript evidence), with protein MESEDEESRRPQTTSSGHLEPKDTTENNSVDSSVMHDRGIPGLLPATKASDKQKKAVIRFREHEGRADSPPSNLNVRRDSKTVHIDEVSSPQSLDYGDSDDSSDDDEIQYCDCVAAALQQSLPGTPGRKGIIPYMSIYDTQQQARRRGYWIPGVPVNAKIVKVERNTDRGIHFINTLLYTIELEHGQFRWSVIRNYKDFTLLNNRLMAHRAREQFMAPIKRTQERFDNYLEHMGIDIISDHKPECPYSNQSSKRKRHPKLQVLKRDSDGIEESKNTSAPLASVESPGEVEDAFKKEVHMQQAVQSGILDETVNEANTSEGTPKRQRRQQRKKDRHTLPRFPMMPDSMVTNLEHRKELLENWLQMVLHIPINRNHHETAEFLEVSRYSFVNELGGKHTEGFVKKRPGGSRVFLGWKQCCVRYLLPWSKRWLMVRDSFVAYMDHRTEQIRMVLLMDRDFKVAAGGKETEGIPTGLIITNSQHELHLKCRRLQDTATWKYIIEQAMGGIGNTWLQPHRFSSSFPVRENCHAKWFVDAKTYMEYAADMMELAREEIYITDWWLSPEIYMKRPALEGNYWRLDEILKRKAEQGVKIFILLYKEMEMALGLNSIYSKRTLQGLHENIKVMRHPDHYPSTGTFFWAHHEKLLIIDQLISFVGGVDLCFGRWDDHRHLLTDLGSVQYSGAHQVATNMASGLRSLMTAPLTLSPLGLEEHEKVTPRNENGGKNGSVKRVAVEEINEVDEPKEVTGRTQETELTDNEDISEDSDVKKIMEETIFTDKETGGVVVRTLNRFPVDEAIRHSSPADPQKNWKETKTTVVESTSTSGGVTSKTTTTTTTTRVVKDNTLEKEKNKKELRRAVTSLERQRKHVPREILDKAGPAPSMIEKAAKSGMDFASAAEKYKEYVASGAVQKEKHRAQTPPNRRKAKKDSRITRAVGAVGNWKSNRAKRKWKQMLESDEATMGYELDWLRLREMDEKGDGDDEIDGGAKLWYGKDYVNYIAKDFVEVDMPFHDFIDRGSTPRMPWHDIHSVTFGAPARDLARHFIQRWNATKTEKLKDDKNYPYLLPKSYENVRVPRVFKTANASEMVNVQVLRSLSNWSGLINQTEDSIQMAYLSLIANSKHYIYIENQFFVSMIESNDVTNEVCKVIYNRIVRAYKEKDNYRVYIMIPLLPGFEGDVGAPGGSSLQAVLHWTYQSLSQGPNSLIQRLKAVMPDPFKYIHVGSLRTYDQLGQKLVSELVYIHCKLLIVDDEHVIIGSANINDRSQCGNRDSEVCCVYTDVVKERSVMDGKPFEAGRFAKSLRMQCMREHLGLLPDSRRKAKFPYAVSCDDPVADSFFVDVWQSTAKSNGQIYEEVFRSYPTDFVETFEEFQKWTSQIPMSEYSPQQAEERVRDLKGVLVDFPLNFLCKAVLTPGITSKEGLVPSAVFT; from the exons ATGGAGAGCGAAGATGAAGAGTCGCGGAGGCCTCAGACAACATCAAGTGGTCATCTGGAACCGAAAGAtacaactgaaaataattcag tcgaCTCATCTGTAATGCATGACCGTGGTATACCAGGACTCCTGCCAGCAACAAAAGCTTCAGATAAACAAAAGAAAGCTGTAATTCGGTTCCGAGAACACGAGGGAAGAGCAGACAGTCCGCCAAGCAACCTTAATGTCCGACGAGACAGCAAAACAGTTCACATTGATGAG GTATCCTCTCCACAGTCCTTGGATTATGGTGATAGTGATGATAGTTCTGATGACGATGAGATCCAATATTGTGACTGTGTTGCTGCTGCTTTACAGCAATCTCTTCCCGGAACACCTGGAAGAAAAG GAATCATTCCCTACATGTCAATTTATGATACTCAACAGCAAGCTCGTCGTCGAGGATATTGGATACCAGGAGTTCCGGTTAACGCGAAAATTGTAAAAGTCGAGAGAAATACGGATCGGGGAATTCACTTTATTAATACACTTCT ctacaCAATCGAGCTGGAACATGGACAATTTCGTTGGAGCGTCATCAGAAACTACAAAGATTTCACACTTCTCAACAATCGTCTCATGGCACATCGTGCTCGTGAACAATTTATGGCACCAATTAAAAG aacacaaGAGCGATTCGATAATTATTTGGAGCATATGGGTATTGATATTATTTCTGATCACAAGCCAGAGTGTCCATACTCAAATCAAAGCTCTAAACGGAAGAGACATCCGAAG CTGCAAGTTCTGAAGCGTGATTCGGATGGAATTGAAGAATCAAAGAATACATCTGCTCCACTAGCATCAGTTGAATCACCTGGAGAAGTAGAAGATGCATTCAAAAAGGAAGTTCACATGCAGCAAGCTGTACAATCTGGAATTCTCGATGAAACTGTCAATGAGGCTAATACATCCGAAGGAACACCTAAACGGCAGCGACGTCAACAGAGAAAGAAGGATCGGCACACTCTTCCACGTTTCCCAATGATGCCTGATTCGATGGTAACAAATTTGGAGCATCGTAAAGAGCTTCTCGAGAACTGGCTCCAAATGGTTCTTCACATTCCGATCAACAGAAATCATCACGAAACTGCTGAATTTTTGGAGGTTTCGAGATATTCATTTGTCAATGAGCTTGGTGGAAAACATACGGAAGGATTTGTCAAGAAACGTCCTGGAGGTTCGAGAGTGTTCCTTGGATGGAAGCAATGTTGTGTACGATATCTTCTACCGTGGAGTAAAAG atggcTTATGGTTCGTGATTCATTTGTTGCATATATGGATCATCGAACTGAGCAGATTCGGATGGTATTGCTAATGGATCGTGATTTCAAAGTTGCAGCTGGAGGAAAAGAAACAGAAGGAATTCCGACAGGACTCATTATTACAAATAGTCAACA tgagcTTCATCTAAAATGCCGCCGTCTTCAGGACACTGCCACGTGGAAATACATTATTGAGCAGGCTATGGGTGGAATCGGAAATACTTGGCTTCAACCACACAGATTCAGTTCCTCATTTCCAGTACGTGAGAACTGCCACGCGAAATGGTTTGTTGATGCGAAAACATACATGGAATATGCGGCTGATATGATGGAACTGGCTCGGGAAGAAATTTACATTACCGATTGGTGGCTCAGTCCAGAGATTTACATGAAACGGCCAGCTCTCGAAGGAAACTATTGGCGTTTggatgaaattttgaagagaaaagcTGAGCAAGGTGTGAAGATTTTCATATTGTTGTATAAAGAAATGGAAATGGCACTTGGTCTCAATAGTATTTACTCAAAACGGACACTTCAAGGACttcatgaaaatattaaagtaaTGAGGCATCCTGATCATTATCCATCAACTGGAACATTCTTCTGGGCTCACCACGAAAAACTTCTGATAATTGATCAATTGATCTCTTTTGTTGGAGGAGTTGATCTTTGCTTTGGACGATGGGATGATCATCGACATTTGCTGACTGATCTTGGATCCGTACAATATTCTGGTGCACATCAAGTTGCTACAAATATGGCCAGTGGATTGAGAAGCTTGATGACAGCTCCGTTAACGCTTTCTCCTTTGGGTCTTGAGGAACATGAGAAAGTGACGCCGAGAAACGAGAATGGAGGTAAAAATGGATCAGTAAAGCGTGTCGCTGTTGAGGAAATAAATGAAGTTGACGAGCCAAAAGAAGTTACTGGAAGAACACAAGAAACCGAATTGACCGATAATGAAGATATCTCTGAAGATTCTGATGTTAAAAAGATTATGGAAGAGACAATATTCACTGATAAAGAAACTGGTGGAGTCGTTGTCCGAACACTTAACCGATTCCCTGTGGATGAAGCTATACGTCATTCTAGTCCTGCTGATCCACAAAAGAACTGGAAAGAAACTAAAACAACTGTTGTAGAATCAACATCAACTTCTGGTGGAGTAACTTCTAAAACTACAACGACGACTACTACAACTAGAGTAGTAAAGGATAATACTCTCGAAAAGGAGAAGAATAAGAAAGAACTTCGTCGAGCTGTCACTTCATTGGAACGTCAGCGGAAGCATGTCCCACGTGAGATTCTGGACAAAGCTGGCCCTGCTCCGTCAATGATTGAGAAGGCTGCAAAGAGTGGAATGGATTTTGCATCGGCAGCCGAGAAATATAAGGAATACGTGGCAAGTGGAGCTGTTCAGAAGGAGAAACATCGAGCCCAGACCCCTCCGAATCGTCGAAAAGCCAAGAAAGATTCGAGAATAACTCGTGCTGTGGGTGCTGTGGGCAATTGGAAGAGCAACAGAGCCAAGAGAAAGTGGAAGCAAATGCTTGAAAGTGATGAAGCCACAATGGGATATGAGTTGGATTGGTTGCGACTTCGTGAAATGGACGAAAAAGGTGATGGAGATGATGAAATTGATGGAGGTGCAAAGTTATGGTATGGAAAGGATTATGTCAATTATATCGCGAAAGATTTCGTCGAAGTTGATATGCCATTCCATG attttattgaTCGTGGATCTACTCCAAGAATGCCATGGCATGACATCCATTCTGTAACTTTTGGTGCTCCAGCTCGTGATCTTGCTCGTCATTTTATTCAACGATGGAATGCTACAAAGACGGAGAAGCTGAAG gatgACAAGAATTATCCGTATCTCTTACCAAAAAGCTACGAGAATGTTCGTGTTCCACGTGTCTTCAAAACAGCGAATGCATCTGAAATGGTCAATGTACAAGTTCTCCGTTCCTTGTCTAACTGGTCAGGATTGATAAATCAAACTGAAGATTCGATTCAAATGGCATATCTTTCACTCATCGCCAACTCGaag caCTACATCTacattgaaaatcaatttttcgtttctaTGATTGAATCAAATGATGTCACGAATGAAGTTTGCAAAGTTATTTATAATCGTATCGTCAGAGCTTACAA agaaaaagacAATTATCGTGTCTACATCATGATTCCACTTCTACCTGGATTCGAAGGAGACGTCGGTGCTCCTGGTGGATCTTCTCTTCAAGCAGTTCTTCATTGGACATATCAATCATTGAGTCAGGGACCGAATTCTTTGATTCAAAGATTGAAAGCTGTGATGCCTGATCCATTTAAATATATTCATGTAGGATCACTCAGAACCTATGATCAACTTGGACAGAAATTG GTATCTGAGCTCGTCTACATTCATTGTAAATTGCTCATCGTCGATGATGAGCATGTTATCATTGGATCAGCAAATATTAATGATAGATCACAg tgtgGAAATCGTGACTCTGAAGTATGCTGTGTGTACACTGACGTCGTCAAAGAACGTTCGGTTATGGATGGAAAACCATTCGAGGCTGGACGATTTGCAAAGAGCCTACGGATGCAATGCATGAGG gaacatCTTGGCCTACTTCCCGACTCCCGCCGGAAAGCGAAATTCCCGTATGCAGTGTCATGCGATGATCCTGTCGCCGATAGTTTCTTTGTTGATGTATGGCAATCAACTGCCAAGAGTAATGGTCAGATTTATGAAGAG gttttccgCTCCTACCCCACCGATTTCGTGGAAACTTTTGAAGAGTTCCAAAAATGGACATCACAGATTCCAATGTCCGAATATTCTCCACAACAAGCTGAGGAAAGAGTTCGAGATCTAAAAG GTGTCCTCGTCGATTTCCCACTCAACTTCCTTTGCAAAGCAGTTCTGACTCCAGGAATAACATCAAAAGAGGGACTTGTTCCAAGTGCTGTATTCACATAA
- the C27A2.7 gene encoding C2H2-type domain-containing protein (Confirmed by transcript evidence) — protein MTSTMSFGSPKIDFGKKSSNLEQSIQRIKVRKSLLMAQICLSDKPDFTSKVENNNQQSEKVYTKAQRSSVRFPTYDGLLPAGGTYICDECNSDERTPFQLCEHKAIYHSPQDQRVWKCVYCHTQFGRRGGLRRHVQMVHMQMMHKCPVENCTHPGYKCTKALNAHVRTHTRPYACHRCDASFARKNDLQSHLSTHQATPVIH, from the exons ATGACCTCAACTATGTCATTTGGCAGTCCCAAAATAGATTTTGGAAAGAAATCTTCAAACCTTGAACAGAGTATTCAAAGAATCAAAGTTCGCAAGAGTCTTCTCATGGCTCAGATTTGTTTATCGGACAAACCAGATTTCACTTCCAAAGTGGAGAACAACAATCAACAATCAGAAAAG gTCTACACAAAAGCTCAACGGTCATCTGTCAGGTTTCCAACATACGATGGATTGCTCCCCGCTGGCGGAACA TACATTTGCGATGAATGCAACAGCGACGAGCGGACCCCATTTCAGCTTTGTGAGCACAAGGCAATTTATCACAG TCCCCAAGACCAGAGGGTTTGGAAATGTGTGTACTGTCACACACAATTTGGAAGGCGAGGTGGACTTCGGAGGCATGTTCAGATGGTTCATATGCAGATGATGCATAAATGTCCCGTAGAGAATTGCACTCATCCAGGATACAAGTGCACAAAG GCTCTGAATGCTCATGTCAGAACTCATACTCGACCATATGCCTGCCATCGGTGTGATGCTAGCTTTGCACGAAAAAACGATCTACAGAGTCATCTATCAACTCATCAAGCTACTCCAGTCATTCATTAA
- the C04G6.4 gene encoding Protein TIC (Confirmed by transcript evidence): MGDQDGKKKPPFDMPPPPKPLSFEMPKPPVLQPNIASLLQKTNTTGEDVKSKDAQPSVTPVPPPTFNPVPNPFAPRPKSVSPNPHPDVPAVTVGALSAPADKSETEGEKIEKPSETAQAHVENVKKPEKPSSLGTHPLTTEIPITPMVEEAKPITSPAVVEVSSHAESVKSSIDSSNLFTDKVDMSGGLMSWLTKTVTESKLLSDVAGKAKAGVETVMTTLDPGMKPFLAEHGVIEFALFNCDADLLTVASDAFTKSGAMAICRGLTSVIANFRPLVAGEEKARKMCEIKVEAARKTNKAKEDAAVVVIQPFLMEISGRYYSTCKIVLHHESKYFDAISQLLEIPSTLVEVIQRAAKSEGLPDDEFSTSVTQAIKNVYKTSVTTWEPGSFAPYDSKELLSIAFASVSQQLLRNLAPVN; the protein is encoded by the exons ATGGGTGATCAGGATGGAAAGAAAA AGCCCCCATTTGATATGCCACCTCCACCGAAGCCACTTTCTTTCGAAATGCCAAAACCGCCAGTTCTCCAGCCAAATATTGCCTCACTTCTACAGAAAACTAACACTACTGGCGAAGACGTCAAATCAAAAGATGCACAACCATCAGTGACTCCAGTTCCACCTCCTACTTTCAATCCTGTACCGAATCCGTTTGCACCGAGACCTAAATCAGTGTCTCCGAATCCTCATCCTGATGTTCCAGCGGTTACTGTAGGAGCTTTGTCAGCTCCTGCTGACAAAAGTGAAACGGAaggagagaaaattgaaaagccaTCTGAAACAGCACAGGCTCAtgtggaaaatgtgaaaaaacctgaaaagcCGTCAAGTTTGGGAACTCATCCTCTAACCACAGAAATTCCAATTACTCCAATGGTGGAAGAAGCTAAACCA ATTACTTCGCCAGCCGTTGTAGAAGTCTCCAGTCATGCCGAATCCGTGAAATCTTCAATAGATTCCAGTAATTTATTCACTGATAAAGTAGACATGAGTGGTGGTCTCATGAGTTGGTTGACAAAAACAGTAACAGAAAGTAAACTTCTGAGTGATGTAGCTGGAAAAGCAAAAGCTGGTGTTGAGACTGTAATGACAACACTCGATCCAGGAATGAAACCTTTTCTTGCTGAACATGGCGTG attgaattcGCCTTATTCAACTGTGACGCTGATTTGTTAACCGTCGCTTCTGATGCATTCACGAAATCCGGAGCCATGGCAATCTGTCGGGGACTCACGTCCGTTATCGCAAACTTCAGGCCATTAGTAGCTGGTGAAGAGAAGGCTCGCAAGATGTGTGAGATAAAAGTGGAAGCTGCACGAAAAACGAATAAAGCAAAAGAAGATGCTGCTGTTGTTGTGATTCAACCATTTTTAATGGAGATTTCTGGAAG ATATTACTCAACATGCAAAATAGTTCTACATCATgaatcgaaatattttgatgCGATTTCACAGCTTTTAGAAATTCCATCCACTCTTGTAGAAGTGATTCAACGAGCCGCCAAATCTGAAGGCCTTCCAGATGATGAATTTTCCACATCGGTGACACAAGCTATTAAAAAT GTTTACAAGACATCTGTTACCACGTGGGAGCCGGGAAGCTTTGCTCCGTACGACTCCAAAGAGCTTCTCTCAATTGCATTCGCGTCAGTTTCGCAACAGCTCTTGCGAAATCTGGCTCCAGTTAATTGA
- the dsh-2 gene encoding DiSHevelled related (Product from WormBase gene class dsh;~Confirmed by transcript evidence) produces MTDSPSPIDSSFDASDVATPCTVIAAKISLRNRNGLEEDQENLDSFDAFTETHETQESKNIAHGEHEEDVSNIYVDDFSKEFGDTVSSVMEPLPKPLTFARTITKVYCHLDDQEHPYMVEVHVPPDCITLRDVKRKLMRTNFKYYCIALDPDTGLEVKAEVRDDSRRLYPLKNGRFELYLLTVEGSVHSDTSSGRHRRKQDGSSKGSSGSREYLRAAHHYDNPTPFSDDESQASSLPTYVKKAHAYNRKHAPQAYERHLPHMKHNNRHNHHRQNHYEESTFDVTTESDDHYRDGVTYYDEDEDDSRSINTDLTSVSQVHLKQKWRQQQKEMRNKWKRMPSISTASSSFSSITESSMGLEVITVRLNLETIPLGMTPSGHTNARGDAGLYVGDIQDRGAVALDGRIDIGDMIVGINEISLGNYSNKEAVQLLREAVQRQYLTLTIAKTGDPKQNAFPRNPRAEPIRPIDPNEWVKHATNAMKAMPSISEESSSTPIPDDWPTNSSASGTPFGGPPPANCLNVMTDKKYVVEVMAAPGSGLDIKDRYWFKIPIPMSFLGTDLVEWLVKHVQGLETKKKAREFAEEMLKLGYIRPGVGKQSFTKECYYVMGDECADYTQLRGPDGGYKYPQSHASSASGHSSNNLIFPPSMYPPQPPTAGAVHHRNSVILPSSMTGGYASLPASPFPHGKASVNDCRRTRDDQRSQASGSSRGSSRRYVELPRKPASLSSGSGLAVDLDRVASRSSFRAAMNGSHPQFNIDN; encoded by the exons ATGACAGATTCCCCTTCACCAATTGATTCATCATTTGACGCATCAGATGTTGCCACGCCTTGCACAGTTATTGCCGCAAAAATTTCTCTGAGAAATCGAAATGGTCTTGAGGAAGATCAAGAAAATCTGGACAGCTTTGATGCTTTTACAGAAACACATGAAACACAGGAATCGAAAAATATCGCACATGGAGAGCATGAAGAAGATGTTTCTAACATTTATGTGGATGATTTTTCCAAAGAGTTTGGTGATACTGTTTCGTCAGTTATGGAGCCACTTCCTAAACCTCTTACATTTGCCAGGACCATTACAAAG GTTTACTGTCACTTGGACGATCAAGAACATCCTTACATGGTGGAAGTGCACGTACCACCTGATTGCATAACTTTGCGAGATGTCAAACGGAAGCTGATGAGAACAAATTTCAAGTATTATTGCATCGCGCTGGATCCTGATACTGGATT GGAAGTGAAAGCTGAAGTTCGTGACGATTCTCGACGGCTATATCCTTTGAAAAATGGACGATTCGAGTTGTATTTGCTTACCGTCGAGGGATCTGTGCACTCTGACACCAGCTCAGGAAGACATAGAAGGAAGCAAGACGGATCCTCGAAGGGAAGCAGTGGATCGAGAGAATATCTCAGAGCTGCCCATCATTACGATAATCCaa CTCCATTTTCTGATGACGAATCTCAAGCATCATCTCTTCCGACTTATGTTAAAAAGGCGCATGCTTACAATAGAAAACATGCACCGCAAGCTTATG AACGTCACCTGCCCCACATGAAGCACAACAACCGCCACAATCACCATCGTCAAAATCATTATGAAGAATCCACATTCGATGTAACAACAGAGTCGGATGATCATTACCGAGACGGTGTCACATAttatgatgaagatgaagacgACAGCAGATCCATCAATACTGATTTAACGTCGGTTTCGCAAGTtcatttgaagcaaaaatggCGTCAACAGCAAAAGGAAATGAGGAACAAGTGGAAACGAATGCCATCAATCTCGACGGCttcatcttcattttcaaGCATCACCG AATCGTCAATGGGTCTAGAAGTAATCACTGTTCGTTTGAACCTTGAAACAATACCACTTGGAATGACGCCTTCAGGACATACCAACGCTCGAGGAGATGCTGGTCTTTACGTTGGAGATATTCAGGATCGTGGAGCTGTTGCACTGGATGGTAGAATTGATATTGGAGATATGATCGTTGGAATCAATGAAATTAGTTTGGGAAATTACTCGAACAAGGAAGCAGTACAACTGTTACGAGAGGCAGTTCAGCGTCAATACTTGACATTGACGATTGCAAAAACTGGAGATCCAAAGCAAAATGCTTTTCCGAGAAATCCACGTGCAGAGCCAATTCGGCCAATTGATCCAAACGAATGGGTGAAGCATGCCACGAATGCTATGAAGGCAATGCCAAGTATATCTGAAG AAAGCTCGTCAACGCCCATTCCAGATGATTGGCCAACGAACAGTTCTGCGAGTGGAACTCCGTTTGGCGGGCCTCCGCCAGCTAACTGTTTGAACGTGATGACGGATAAGAAATATGTAGTAGAAGTAATGGCAGCTCCAGGATCAGGTCTTGACATCAAGGATCGTTACTGGTTTAAGATCCCAATCCCCATGTCTTTCTTGGGAACTGATCTAGTCGAGTGGCTTGTCAAGCATGTTCAAGGGCTTGAGACGAAGAAGAAAGCTCGTGAGTTTGCTGAGGAAATGTTGAAGCTTGGATACATCAGACCTGGAGTTGGAAAGCAGAGTTTTACGAAAGAATGCTACTACGTCATGGGAGATGAGTGTGCAG aCTACACCCAACTGCGAGGACCTGACGGAGGATACAAGTATCCACAAAGTCACGCATCATCTGCGTCTGGTCATAGCAGCAACAATCTGATCTTCCCTCCATCAATGTACCCACCACAACCGCCAACAGCTGGCGCAGTGC ATCATCGAAATTCGGTCATTCTACCTTCTTCAATGACTGGCGGATACGCATCACTACCGGCGTCTCCATTTCCTCACGGAAAGGCATCTGTCAATGATTGCAGAAGGACGCGAGATGATCAGAGAAGTCAAGCGAGTGGGAGTAGTAGAGGAAGCTCGAGAAG GTACGTCGAACTACCACGGAAGCCTGCATCACTCAGCAGTGGGTCTGGTTTAGCTGTTGATCTGGACCGCGTCGCTTCGAGAAGCTCGTTTCGAGCTGCAATGAACGGAAGTCATCCACAGTTTAACATTGATAATTGA
- the C27A2.8 gene encoding Protein sleepless (Confirmed by transcript evidence), which yields MRLPLLLTCFLPLLCFSQQLQCYHCINRLTTADITKDERNALKTALFARFNIPPSSEYCADGGNDVLFRTVQKEVCPVINDTCIRIVSEGDENKKLVLRGCQSTLVKSGFDLVTNYSCRHNSDTTTSSECVTTCQQPLCNISHGLELIPLLIILSFLVF from the exons ATGCGATTACCACTTCTTTTGACCTGCTTTTTGCCGCttctttgtttttctcaaCAACTTCAGTGTTATCATTGTATCAATCGGTTGACGACAGCTGATATTACAAAAGATGAACGAAATGCGTTGAAGACAGCTCTTTTTGCAAGGTTCAACATTCCCCCATCTAGTGAATATTGTGCCGATGGGGGTAATGATGTTCTGTTCCGAACAGTTCAGAAAGAAGTTTGCCCCGTAATAAATGACACGTGTATTCGAATCGTATCCGAAG GCGATGAAAACAAGAAGCTCGTGCTCCGTGGATGTCAATCAACACTTGTAAAATCTGGTTTCGACCTAGTCACCAATTATTCTTGTCGTCATAATTCGGATACTACCACCTCTTCCGAATGCGTAACCACCTGCCAACAACCACTTTGTAACATTTCTCACGGATTGGAGCTAATCCCATTGCTAATTATCCTAAGCTTCCTGGTTTTCTAG